The following proteins come from a genomic window of Chionomys nivalis chromosome 9, mChiNiv1.1, whole genome shotgun sequence:
- the Zcchc3 gene encoding zinc finger CCHC domain-containing protein 3 translates to MATGGGAEEDRQRGRLQLPLPARPTARAEEAEGVREKMGWAQVVKNLAEKKGDFREPRRRDDAGSGASGGLCSPAGPAAPNPGDFPPASRGDPKGRRRDPAGEAADACRKKGTGEASRRKKTEVAAAMATPARSGATEDATERPLQDEPPAAGPGKGRFLVRICFQGDESACPTRDFVVGALILRSIGMDPDDIYAVIQIPGSREFDVSFRSADKLALFLRVYEEKRELEDCWENFVVLGRSKSSLKTLFILFRNETVDVEDIVTWLKRHCDVLAVPVKVTDRFGIWTGEYKCEVELRQGEGGVRHLPGAFFLGAERGYSWYKGQPKTCFKCGSRTHMSGTCTQDRCFRCGEEGHQSPYCRKVIVCNLCGKRGHAFAQCPKAVHNSVAAQLTGVAGH, encoded by the coding sequence ATGGCCACCGGCGGCGGAGCGGAGGAGGATCGACAGCGGGGCCGGCTGCAGCTCCCGCTGCCCGCGCGGCCCACAGCCCGCGCCGAGGAAGCCGAGGGCGTCCGCGAGAAGATGGGCTGGGCGCAGGTAGTTAAGAACCTGGCGGAGAAGAAGGGCGATTTCCGCGAGCCGCGGCGGCGCGACGACGCGGGCAGCGGTGCGAGTGGCGGGCTCTGCAGCCCCGCGGGCCCGGCCGCCCCGAACCCCGGCGACTTCCCACCCGCCAGCCGCGGGGACCCAAAGGGCCGCCGTCGAGACCCTGCGGGCGAGGCTGCAGACGCCTGCAGGAAGAAGGGCACGGGAGAAGCGAGTCGAAGGAAGAAGACCGAGGTGGCGGCGGCCATGGCGACCCCCGCCAGGTCCGGGGCGACCGAAGACGCAACTGAGCGACCGCTACAGGACGAGCCGCCGGCCGCCGGCCCGGGTAAGGGCCGCTTCCTCGTGCGCATCTGTTTCCAGGGAGACGAGAGTGCCTGTCCGACCCGGGATTTCGTGGTGGGCGCGCTCATCCTGCGCTCCATCGGCATGGACCCCGACGACATCTACGCGGTCATCCAGATCCCCGGCAGCCGCGAGTTCGACGTGAGCTTCCGATCCGCGGACAAGCTGGCCCTGTTTCTCCGCGTCTACGAGGAAAAGCGGGAGCTGGAGGACTGCTGGGAGAACTTTGTGGTGCTGGGGCGGAGCAAGTCCAGCTTGAAGACCCTCTTCATCCTCTTCCGGAACGAGACCGTGGACGTGGAGGACATCGTGACCTGGCTCAAGCGCCACTGCGACGTGCTGGCCGTGCCGGTGAAAGTGACCGACAGGTTTGGGATCTGGACCGGGGAGTACAAGTGCGAGGTCGAGCTGCGCCAGGGGGAGGGCGGAGTGAGGCACCTGCCCGGGGCCTTCTTCTTGGGAGCGGAGAGGGGCTACAGCTGGTACAAGGGGCAGCCCAAGACGTGCTTTAAATGTGGTTCCCGGACCCACATGAGCGGCACCTGCACGCAGGACAGGTGTTTCCGGTGCGGGGAAGAGGGGCACCAGAGCCCTTACTGCCGGAAAGTCATCGTGTGCAACCTCTGTGGCAAGAGAGGACACGCCTTTGCTCAGTGTCCCAAAGCCGTTCACAATTCCGTGGCAGCTCAGCTCACCGGCGTGGCGGGGCACTGA